A window of the Emys orbicularis isolate rEmyOrb1 chromosome 1, rEmyOrb1.hap1, whole genome shotgun sequence genome harbors these coding sequences:
- the USPL1 gene encoding SUMO-specific isopeptidase USPL1, translating into MMDSQKTGNGLQVIGQGTGIGISALHMVGYSGKNCNSAEVTSDECCPACKEKGQIQALRTYRISFQESIFLCENPQCIYPLGYKPLNSIIIPADSENHQTPCTQRKRKIFEISPTASLIESCSKQARTNNNLIDAEHTLNTDLLKCNGYNLCVTQPCLPDLSQDDQQKHNRTTESLEHNVDLATAITVGGAQESPDSNSKTELLPNSELCSIKSEILHAENKPSLFMGHLCLQWRNIYALCWLDCILSALVHLKTLRIAVTEACTEEAVIQRLFTKYNQATALLNACQTNKLKDVLPKAESHLNEIRNTIFAQLQPQLKCELGKKESPVFAFPLLLRKDPQVETLFLHSFSWMFECLHCGYSHQDRCRKTLTTFTNIIPDWHPLNAIHIAPCNNCNDKSQRRKMILEKVPSIFMIHFVEGLPHNELKNYSFQFEGDFYQITAVIQYQQDPKHFKTWVLNPDETWLECDDIKGPYCERRERFEVPVSEIHIVIWERKASQMPDKTCSQVQSVKSENLPLNDVQSSSSLVLHCDSDNAVDKITTVCYEKEIVGIPANEQQKVTRENENSLLSGLENLADDDIITLTLVEIQVDSEGKPLDNGQIVGNNLSADTGLLKEQGSACSDQTPYTEDVCSQTTSSNMCTQSENACISLHLGPLNLAHTTSAVPTNHCNDSSTPSHAQEAEAKASPVNTENILLNPELLQNKKLPLMENVMQKSSNTRNTSKTRADSQAATLSATNNSSQSLHKDQKRGFVGSWVKGLLSKHNTFMPSSASTHHKKSYKNPSLLRATDLHLPTKGAANFGGFQAKGTSKTTTTEGAPKSAVCQGGNLPPLLTNITGPSVHAHLPAVNPVVDGPTLNKSGSSLGTWSKVIQPNTPIFNSKPSHGENGNHKSDVKDKESNAQTHKLRLKLLKKLKAKKNKLASLDRLAKTQMCNGSSPNRDVEDLLQFGSHHESESVQNLLKELQYQIDVADSESVYSTNSNMSLCSSQSNAEFLADLLSPTSIVASLELPKDEDECRYLEMVDSNTAAPVHSERTNLTCVTVASEDHNYYSPVKESKYEGHTDSLMNKSCLKRLSFESPTKEDILEDLFSSAVLNSIAGDIDLPHFDETLFETC; encoded by the exons ATGATGGattcccagaagactggaaatgGTTTGCAAGTGATTGGACAAGGGACTGGTATAGGGATATCTGCACTCCACATGGTGGGGTATTCGGGAAAA aacTGTAATTCTGCTGAAGTAACGTCAGATGAGTGCTGCCCAGCCTGTAAAGAGAAGGGCCAGATACAAGCTTTACGGACTTACCGCATTAGTTTTCAAGAGTCTATTTTCCTTTGTGAAAATCCACAG TGCATCTACCCTCTGGGCTATAAACCATTAAACAGCATAATAATTCCTGCTGATTCAGAAAATCATCAAACTCCGTGTACTCAGAGGAAAAGGAAGATTTTTGAAATCAGTCCTACAGCTTCCCTCATTGAATCATGTTCAAAACAAGCTAGGACTAACAACAATTTGATAGATGCTGAGCACACTTTAAATACTGATCTTCTCAAGTGTAATGGATATAATTTATGTGTGACCCAGCCATGCCTACCTGATTTATCACAGGATGATCAGCAGAAACATAATAGGACGACTGAGTCTCTGGAGCATAATGTGGACTTGGCAACTGCTATTACTGTTGGTGGTGCACAAGAAAGTCCTGACTCTAATTCCAAAACAGAACTTTTGCCAAATTCTGAACTTTGTTCAATAAAATCTGAAATCTTGCATGCAGAAAATAAACCTTCATTGTTCATGGGGCATTTGTGTCTTCAGTGGAGGAACATATATGCTCTATGTTGGTTAGACTGTATTCTGTCAGCACTGGTACACTTAAAAACTTTAAGGATTGCTGTGACTGAAGCTTGCACTGAAGAAGCTGTAATCCAGAGGCTGTTTACAAAATATAACCAAGCGACTGCACTCTTGAATGCCTGCCAAACAAATAAGCTAAAAG atgtTCTTCCAAAAGCTGAGTCACATCTAAATGAAATCAGAAATACGATATTTGCTCAACTTCAACCCCAGCTTAAGTGTGAATTGG gGAAGAAGGAAAGTCCAGTATTTGCGTTCCCTCTGCTTTTACGAAAGGATCCCCAAGTCGAGACACTTTTCCTGCATTCTTTTTCATGGATGTTTGAATGTCTACATTGTGGCTACAGCCACCAAGACAG GTGTAGGAAGACACTAACAACATTTACAAATATAATCCCTGACTGGCACCCGCTTAATGCTATTCACATTGCTCCATGTAATAATTGTAATGATAAatctcaaagaagaaaaatgattttGGAAAA AGTACCTTCAATATTTATGATACATTTCGTAGAAGGTTTACCACATAATGAGCTGAAGAACTATTCGTTTCAATTTGAAGGAGATTTCTACCAAATAACAGCCGTTATTCAGTATCAACAAGATCCAAAACACTTCAAAACCTGGGTTTTGAATCCTGATG AAACTTGGCTTGAATGCGATGACATCAAAGGTCCATATTGTGAAAGACGTGAGAGATTTGAAGTTCCTGTTTCAGAGATTCACATTGTCATCTGGGAAAGGAAAGCATCCCAAATGCCAGATAAAACTTGCTCACAGGTCCAAAGTGTAAAATCTGAAAATCTTCCTCTTAATGATGTACAGTCAAGTTCTTCTCTAGTGTTACATTGTGATAGTGATAATGCCGTAGACAAAATAACTACAGTATGTTACGAAAAGGAGATTGTGGGCATTCCTGCTAATGAACAACAAAAAGTGACCAGAGAGAATGAAAATAGCTTGCTTTCTGGCTTAGAAAATTTGGCAGATGATGATATTATAACTCTGACACTGGTAGAAATTCAAGTTGATTCTGAAGGTAAACCACTGGACAATGGACAGATAGTGGGAAATAACCTAAGTGCTGACACAGGCTTGCTGAAAGAGCAGGGGTCAGCTTGTTCAGATCAAACTCCATATACAGAAGATGTTTGTAGTCAGACTACCTCCAGCAACATGTGCACACAGTCTGAAAATGCCTGTATTTCCTTACATCTCGGACCGTTGAACCTAGCGCATACTACATCTGCTGTTCCCACAAACCACTGTAATGACTCGTCCACGCCATCACACGCTCAAGAGGCAGAGGCCAAAGCTAGCCCAGTCAACACTGAGAATATCCTGTTAAATCCAGAACTCTTGCAGAATAAGAAATTACCATTAATGGAGAATGTTATGCAGAAATCCTCTAATACCAGAAACACAAGCAAAACTAGAGCAGACTCTCAGGCTGCAACTTTGTCTGCTACAAATAATTCCTCCCAGTCTTTGCATAAAGATCAAAAGAGAGGATTTGTAGGAAGTTGGGTAAAGGGGTTATTAAGCAAGCATAATACCTTCATGCCTTCAAGTGCCTCCACCCATCATAAGAAAAGTTACAAAAATCCTTCTTTACTAAGAGCTACTGACTTGCATCTCCCTACTAAGGGGGCAGCTAATTTTGGTGGCTTTCAAGCCAAAGGTACAAGCAAAACTACAACTACTGAGGGGGCACCTAAATCAGCTGTTTGTCAAGGTGGAAATCTTCCTCCTTTGTTAACAAACATCACTGGTCCTTCTGTACATGCTCATCTACCTGCAGTAAACCCTGTAGTTGATGGTCCAACTTTGAATAAGTCTGGAAGCTCATTGGGCACCTGGAGTAAAGTAATTCAGCCCAACACCCCCATCTTTAATTCCAAACCTAGCCATGGGGAAAATGGAAATCACAAATCTGATGTGAAAGATAAAGAATCAAATGCCCAAACTCACAAACTTCGTTTAAAACTGCTTAAAAAACTGAAGGCTAAAAAGAACAAGTTGGCTTCACTTGATAGGCTGGCAAAAACTCAGATGTGTAATGGAAGCTCTCCAAATAGAGATGTAGAAGATCTCTTACAATTTGGATCTCATCATGAAAGTGAATCAGTACAGAACTTATTGAAGGAACTGCAGTATCAGATTGATGTTGCAGATAGTGAATCTGTATATAGTACAAACTCCAATATGTCACTATGCAGTAGCCAGAGTAATGCAGAGTTTTTAGCAGACTTATTGTCTCCTACTTCGATTGTTGCTTCGTTGGAGCTTCCAAAAGATGAAGATGAGTGTAGATATTTGGAAATGGTGGATAGCAATACTGCAGCACCAGTGCATAGTGAGAGAACCAACCTCACATGCGTCACTGTGGCAAGCGAAGACCATAATTATTACAGTCCTGTAAAAGAAAGCAAGTATGAAGGTCATACAGACTCACTAATGAACAAATCCTGCTTGAAAAGACTTTCCTTTGAAAGTCCCACAAAGGAAGATATTCTTGAAGACCTGTTCTCCTCTGCAGTGTTGAACTCAATAGCAGGTGACATAGATTTACCTCATTTTGATGAAACTCTCTTTGAAACTTGTTGA